From bacterium BMS3Abin08, a single genomic window includes:
- the ycgE gene encoding HTH-type transcriptional repressor YcgE: MIKAKQKGSAKTVNFPEKLFYKIGEVGRITGVEPYVLRYWESEFPFLKPRKSRSGQRLYVKKDIELILEIKRLLYYERYTIEGVKKRFSESTIQIVKQDKTDEKPALQETLSRVRSRLREIISQLS, translated from the coding sequence ATGATTAAAGCAAAACAGAAAGGGTCCGCTAAGACAGTCAATTTTCCGGAAAAACTGTTTTATAAAATAGGTGAAGTGGGCCGGATAACCGGGGTTGAACCCTATGTCCTAAGATACTGGGAGAGCGAGTTCCCTTTTCTAAAGCCCAGGAAAAGCCGTTCCGGCCAGAGGCTTTATGTAAAGAAGGACATAGAACTCATTCTTGAGATCAAAAGACTCCTGTATTATGAACGTTACACAATCGAAGGTGTAAAAAAGAGATTTTCCGAATCCACCATCCAAATTGTTAAACAAGACAAGACGGATGAAAAACCTGCCTTGCAAGAGACACTTTCTCGTGTAAGGTCTCGTCTCAGAGAGATAATATCTCAACTTTCATAA
- a CDS encoding pathogenicity locus — MDALMGFRVIPGVGKSIAQDLVDLGYRKVTELKGESPDVMYQKLISLRGGHIDRCVLYVFRCAVYYAGNTVHEPELLKWWNWKDKQ, encoded by the coding sequence ATGGACGCATTAATGGGATTCCGGGTAATCCCGGGGGTTGGGAAGAGCATTGCTCAGGATTTAGTGGATTTAGGCTATCGAAAAGTAACAGAGCTAAAGGGAGAAAGCCCAGATGTAATGTATCAAAAACTCATATCCTTGCGTGGTGGGCATATTGACCGTTGTGTCCTCTATGTTTTCAGGTGTGCGGTATATTATGCAGGTAATACAGTCCATGAACCGGAGCTTCTGAAATGGTGGAACTGGAAGGATAAACAATAA
- the ihfA gene encoding integration host factor subunit alpha, producing the protein MTRADLARIIFEKVGLPKKEAQDIIEVIIENIKNTLAEGESVKITGFGTFNVRKKTPRRGRNPQTGEDMEITARRVISFKPSNILKSDVEQNK; encoded by the coding sequence ATGACACGAGCTGATCTGGCAAGGATAATTTTTGAGAAAGTAGGTCTCCCTAAAAAAGAGGCACAGGATATCATTGAGGTTATTATTGAAAACATCAAAAATACCCTTGCTGAAGGTGAATCGGTAAAAATAACCGGGTTCGGAACATTCAACGTAAGGAAAAAGACCCCTCGCCGGGGCAGAAACCCACAGACCGGTGAGGACATGGAAATAACCGCACGGCGGGTAATAAGTTTTAAACCGAGCAATATTCTCAAATCAGACGTAGAGCAAAATAAATGA